A genome region from Megalobrama amblycephala isolate DHTTF-2021 linkage group LG16, ASM1881202v1, whole genome shotgun sequence includes the following:
- the LOC125248654 gene encoding gastrula zinc finger protein XlCGF8.2DB-like isoform X1 — protein sequence MDFIKEEIEDINISEPSRIKHEDTEEQIDQMEVMEQKHKLNEVKEEKHDFKTQGTKAKKLNTCSQCGKSFHKKTNLNKHTRVHTVEKPYTCSQCGKKFLDKGNLDRHMRVHTGEKPFTCTQCGKSFSQATGLSYHLKVHSGERPYVCSLCGKSFSRLDHFKQHQKAHNKVKDHVCLECGKKFTTSSHLKLHQRIHTGEKPYKCSYCDKSFTDSGSLKSHERVHTGEKPYHCTQCEKSFKDTASLRHHLRIHSGEKPFNCDQCGIKFILSSHLKKHLKVHSDERPYVCSVCGKGFSRLDICKQHQKIHNKVKDHVCLNCGKSFNRADCLKQHQRIHTGEKPYKCSYCDKSFARSGQLKVHERVHNGEKP from the exons ATGGactttattaaagaggagattgaagacattaatatttcagaaccatccagaataaaacatgaagatactgaggaacaaatag accAGATGGAGGTGATGGAGCAAAAACACAAACTGAATGAAGTTAAAGAGGAGAAACATGACTTCAAAACTCAAGGAACAAAAGCCAAAAAGCTGAACACCTGCtcacaatgtggaaagagtttccacaaaaaaacaaaccttAATAAACACACAAGAGTTCACACTGTAGAGAAACCATATacatgctctcagtgtggaaagaaaTTCCTAGATAAAGGAAACCTTGACAgacacatgagagttcacactggagaaaaaccgtttacatgcactcagtgtggaaagagtttttctcaAGCAACAGGTCTCAGTTATCACCTGAAAGTTCATTCAGGTGAGAGACCATATGTGTGTTCtctctgtggaaagagtttttccaGGCTGGATCATTTTAAACAGCACCAGAAAGCACACAATAAAGTGAAAGATCATGTGTGTTTGGAGTGTGGGAAGAAATTTACAACATCTAGTCATCTGAAACTGCAccaaagaattcatactggagaaaaaccttacaagtgctcaTATTGTGACAAGAGTTTCACTGACTCAGGATCCCTGAAATCACATGAacgagttcatactggagagaagccgtaccaCTGTACTCAGTGTGAGAAGAGTTTCAAAGATACAGCAAGTTTAAGACATCATCTGCGCATTCATTCTGGAGAAAAACCATttaactgtgatcagtgtggtataaagtttattttatcATCACAtctaaaaaaacacctgaaagTTCATTCAGACGAGAGGCCTTATGTGTGTTCTGTCTGTGGGAAGGGTTTTTCAAGGCTGGATATATGTAAACAGCACcagaaaatacataataaaGTGAAAGATCATGTGTGTTTGAATTGTGGGAAGAGCTTTAATAGAGCTGACTGTCTGAAACAGCAccaaagaattcatactggagaaaaaccttacaagtgctcaTATTGTGACAAGAGTTTCGCTCGGTCTGGACAACTGAAAGTACATGAGCGAGTTCATAATGGAGAGAAGCCATAG
- the LOC125248647 gene encoding zinc finger protein 501-like — MEVKKQRHKLNDVKKHCDFTTQGTKDKKLHTCSQCGKSFQHKGILNKHIRIHTGEKPFTCNLCGKSYTGESGLRNHLLRHSGEKLFKCDQCGKDFFLSSDLKQHLKVHSDERPYVCSVCGKSFSRMNSFKLHQKTHDEVKDHVCFKCGKSFITAGDLKRHQRIHSGERPYKCSYCDKSFTQCGNLKKHEQVHTGEKPYHCTWCEKSFNDAKGLKNHLFIHSGEKPFNCDQCGKKFNSSSHLKQHLKVHSDERPYVCSLCGKSYSRLEHCKLHQKTHNEVKDHVCFDCGKSFTTAGELKQHQRIHTGEKPYKCSYCDKSFTQSGNMKEHERLHTGERPYKCSYCEKSFSQSGSLKSHKRVHTGEKPYHCTQCGKSFKHSSSLHTHMKKCCK, encoded by the coding sequence ATGGAAGTGAAGAAGCAAAGACACAAACTAAATGATGTAAAGAAACACTGTGACTTCACAACTCAaggaacaaaagacaaaaagctgcacacctgctcacagtgtggaaagagtttccaaCATAAAGGAATCCTCAACAAACAcataagaattcacactggagagaaaccgtttACATGCAatctgtgtggaaagagttatACTGGTGAATCAGGTCTCAGAAATCATCTGCTCCGTCACTCTGGAGAAAAACTGTTTaagtgtgatcagtgtggtaaagatttttttttgtcatcagATCTAAAACAACACCTGAAAGTTCATTCAGATGAGAGGCCTTATGTGTGTTCTgtctgtggaaagagtttttcaaggatgaacagttttaaactgcaccagaaaacacatgatgaagtgaaagatcatgtgtgctttaaatgtgggaagagctttaTTACAGCTGGCGATCTGAAACGGCACCAAAGAATTCATTCTGGAGAAAGACCTTACAAGTGCTCATATTGTGACAAGAGTTTCACACAGTGTGGAAACCTGAAAAAGCATGAGcaagttcatactggagagaagccgtaccaCTGTACTTGGTGTGAGAAGAGTTTTAATGATGCAAAAGGCTTAAAAAATCATCTGTTTATTCATTCTGGAGAAAAGCCATttaactgtgatcagtgtggtaaaAAATTTAATTCATCGTCACATCTAAAGCAACACCTGAAAGTTCATTCAGATGAGAGGCCTTATGTGTGTTCACTCTGTGGAAAGAGTTATTCCAGGCTGGAACATTGTAAACTGCACCAGAAAACACATAATGAAGTGAAAGATCATGTGTGCTTTGACTGTGGAAAGAGCTTTACAACAGCTGGTGAACTGAAACAGCAccaaagaattcatactggagaaaaaccttacaagtgctcaTATTGTGACAAGAGTTTCACTCAGTCTGGAAACATGAAAGAACATGAGAGACttcatactggagaaagacCTTACAAGTGCTCATATTGTGAGAAGAGTTTCAGTCAGTCAGGATCTCTGAAATCACACAagcgagttcatactggagagaagccatacCACTGTactcagtgtgggaagagtttcaagCATTCATCAAGCCTTCACACTCATATGAAAAAATGTTGCAAGTGA
- the LOC125248626 gene encoding gastrula zinc finger protein XlCGF57.1-like yields the protein MEVMEQKHKLEVKEEKHDFKTQGPKAKKLHTCSQCGKSFQSQQNLNRHMRIHTGEKPFTCTQCGKSFQNQRTLNGHMRIHTGEKPYTCTQCGKSYTGESGLRYHLLCHSGEKPYNCSQCGKSFQNQRTLNGHMRIHTGEKPYTCTQCGKSYAGESGLRYHLLLHSGERPFNCDHCGKDFKSASNLKTHLIVHSDERPYLCSLCGKSFSWLNNFKKHQKTHNEVKDHVCCDCGKSFTTAFNLKQHQRIHTGEKPYKCSYCSKSFARPESLKVHERVHTGEKPYCCTLCEKSFKCTRSLSYHLYIHSGEKPFNCDQCGAKFISSSNLKRHLKVHSAHVCSLCGKSFSLLMNFKKHQKTHKKVRDLVCLDCGKSFTRSDYLKLHQRIHTGERPYKCSYCDKSFTQSGHLKSHERVHTGEKSC from the coding sequence ATGGAGGTGATGGAGCAAAAACACAAACTTGAAGTTAAAGAGGAGAAACATGACTTCAAAACTCAAGGACCAAAAGCCAAAAAGCTGCACACCTGCtcacaatgtggaaagagtttccaaAGTCAACAAAACCTCAACagacacatgagaattcacactggagaaaaaccgtttacatgcactcagtgtggaaagagtttccaaAATCAACGAACCCTTAACggacacatgagaattcacactggagaaaaaccgtatacatgcactcagtgtggaaagagttatACTGGTGAATCAGGTCTCAGATATCATCTGCTCTGTCACTCTGGAGAAAAACCATATAACTGTtcacagtgtggaaagagtttccaaAATCAACGAACCCTTAACggacacatgagaattcacactggagaaaaaccgtatacatgcactcagtgtggaaagagttatGCTGGTGAATCAGGTCTCAGATATCATCTGCTCCTTCACTCTGGAGAAAGACCATTCAACTGTGATCACTGTGGTAAAGATTTTAAATCAGCATCAAATCTAAAAACACACCTGATAGTTCATTCAGATGAGAGGCCTTATTTGTGTTCTctatgtggaaagagtttttcatggctgaacaattttaaaaagcaccagaaaacacataatgaagtgaaagatcatgtgtgttgtgactgtgggaagagctttactACAGCTTTCAATCTGAAACAGCAccaaagaattcatactggagaaaaaccttataAGTGCTCATATTGTAGCAAGAGTTTTGCTCGTCCTGAAAGCCTGAAAGTACATGagcgagttcatactggagaaaagccgTACTGCTGTACTCTGTGTGAGAAGAGTTTCAAATGTACTAGATCTCTCAGTTATCATCTGTACATTCACTCTGGAGAAAAGCCGTttaactgtgatcagtgtggtgcAAAGTTTATTTCATCATCAAATCTAAAACGACACCTGAAAGTTCATTCAGCTCATGTGTGTTCTCTCTGTGGAAAAAGTTTTTCTTTGCTGATGAATTTTAAAAAGCACcagaaaacacataaaaaagtgAGAGATCTTGTGTGTTTGgactgtgggaagagctttactAGATCTGACTATCTGAAACTGCAccaaagaattcatactggagaaagacCTTACAAGTGCTCATATTGTGACAAGAGTTTCACTCAGTCTGGACACCTGAAATCACATGAgcgagttcacactggagagaagtcGTGTTAG
- the LOC125248679 gene encoding zinc finger protein 502-like — translation MRTHTGEKPYTCSQCGKSFSQATGLSYHLKVHSDEKPYVCSFCEKSFSRLYHFKQHQKTHNKVKDHVCLDCGKSFTTSSNLKLHQRIHTGEKPHKCSYCDKSFTDPGSLKSHERVHTGEKPYHCTQCEKSFKDAASLRHHLLCHSGEKTFNCDQCGKDFISSSILKTHLKVHSDERPYVCSLCGKSFSRLDICKQHQKIHNEVKDHVCLDCGKSFNRAACLKEHQRIHTGEKPYKCSYCDKSFARSGQLRVHERVHNGERPFKCSYCDKSFTQYRHLKSHERLHTGEKPYCT, via the coding sequence atgagaactcacactggagagaaaccgtatacatgttctcagtgtggaaagagtttttctcaAGCAACAGGTCTCAGTTATCACCTGAAAGTTCATTCAGATGAGAAGCCTTATGTGTGTTCCTTCTGTGAAAAGAGTTTTTCAAGGCTGTATCATTTTAAGCAGCACCAGAAAACACACAATAAAGTGAAAGATCATGTGTGTTTGgactgtgggaagagctttacaACATCTAGTAATTTGAAACTGCAccaaagaattcatactggagaaaaacctcacaAGTGCTCATATTGTGACAAGAGTTTCACTGACCCAGGATCCCTGAAATCACATGAacgagttcatactggagagaagccgtaccaCTGTACTCAGTGTGAGAAGAGTTTCAAAGATGCAGCAAGTTTAAGACATCATCTGCTCTGTCACTctggagaaaaaacatttaactgtgatcagtgtggaaaagATTTTATTTCATCATCAATTCTAAAAACACACCTGAAAGTTCATTCAGATGAGAGACCTTATGTGTGTTCTCTTTGTGGAAAAAGTTTTTCAAGGTTGGATATATGTAAACAGCACCAGAAAATACATAATGAAGTGAAAGATCATGTGTGTTTGgactgtgggaagagctttaaTAGGGCTGCCTGTCTGAAAGAGCAccaaagaattcatactggagaaaaaccgtaCAAGTGCTCATATTGTGACAAGAGTTTCGCTCGGTCTGGACAACTAAGAGTACATGAGCGAGTTCATAATGGAGAAAGACCTTTCAAGTGCTCATATTGTGACAAGAGTTTCACTCAGTACAGACACCTGAAATCACATGAGCgacttcacactggagagaaaccataCTGTACTTAG
- the LOC125248654 gene encoding gastrula zinc finger protein XlCGF7.1-like isoform X2 — MDFIKEEIEDMSDPEPSRIKHEDTEEQIDQMEVMEQKHKLNEVKEEKSDFKTQETKAKKLHTCSQCGKSFRNKGDLNVHIRFHTGVKPFTCTQCGKSFIQKGDLNKHTRFHTGEKPFTCTQCGKSFIQKGDLNKHTRVHTGEKPYECSQCGKKFLNNRNLNTHMRVHTGEKPFTCTQCGKSFTNKGILNVHMRIHTGEKPYTCTQCGKSFSQATGLSYHLKVHSDEKPYVCSFCGKSFSRLYICKQHQKTHNKVRDHVCSDCGKSFTAYSHLKQHQRIHTGEKPYKCSYCDKSFARSGNLKIHERVHTGEKP; from the exons ATGGactttattaaagaggagattgaagacatgagtgatccagaaccatccagaataaaacatgaagatacCGAGGAACAAATAG accAGATGGAGGTGATGGAGCAAAAACACAAACTGAATGAAGTTAAAGAGGAGAAAAGTGACTTCAAAACTCAAGAAACAAAAGCCAAAAAGCTGCACACCTGCtcacaatgtggaaagagtttccgAAATAAAGGAGACCTTAATGTACACATAAGATTTCACACTGGAGTGAAACCgtttacatgcactcagtgtggaaagagtttcatacAAAAAGGAGACCTTAATAAGCACACAAGatttcacactggagaaaaaccgtttacatgcactcagtgtggaaagagtttcatacAAAAAGGAGACCTTAATAAACACAcaagagttcacactggagaaaaaccataTGAATgttctcagtgtggaaagaaaTTCCTAAATAATAGAAACCTTAACACACACATGAgggttcacactggagaaaaaccgtttacatgcactcagtgtggtaAGAGTTTCACAAATAAAGGAATCCTTAATgtacacatgagaattcacactggagagaaaccgtatacatgcactcagtgtggaaagagtttttctcaAGCAACAGGTCTTAGTTATCACTTGAAAGTTCATTCAGATGAGAAGCCTTATGTGTGTTCCttctgtggaaagagtttttcaagGCTGTATATATGTAAACAGCACCAGAAAACACACAATAAAGTGAGAGATCATGTGTGTTCGgactgtgggaagagctttacaGCATATAGTCATCTGAAACAGCAccaaagaattcatactggagaaaaaccttacaagtgctcaTATTGTGACAAGAGTTTCGCTCGGTCTGGAAACCTGAAAATACATGagcgagttcatactggagagaagccgtag